The Bos indicus isolate NIAB-ARS_2022 breed Sahiwal x Tharparkar chromosome 27, NIAB-ARS_B.indTharparkar_mat_pri_1.0, whole genome shotgun sequence genome contains the following window.
AGTCTATTTTATAAAATGGGCTATCTGCAGAAAGGCGGATAAGAATTCGCTTTAACATCCAATTAACAGCCAtcatttgaaataaaacaaaaattagaggGCTAGGATTTTTATGATTACTCTTACCCTCTTTGGAAAATTTCCATTTCAGAAGTTTAATTTGATTCACTTTGTTGGAGCTTCTTGCCTTGGGAGCATCTTCCACACACACCCGTAGCTGTGAAGAATCTAGCCCGCATTCTTTTTCCTGAAGCCATAATCTATGGCTCTGACCCCACCACACAGAGGCTGCGCAGTGTCCCTGGTCAGGCTCAAACCATCTTCTAATTACGGAGTGcccaactgactgactgactgtttcTTCCTTATACCTCACTGTATTTAAGTTGTGTTTTAGTGTGTCCCTATAGAATTTCTTCAGTTCACGCTCTTATCAGTGTGATTGAAGTCTGAGGTTTTGACAGAAGAGCCCTTTAGATATTCTGCAGGTATGCGAGGCCCGGCAGCTGGTGGAAGAGTTGCATTTCAGCACCTTATTGTCCTCAACCCGTCTCCCTTTATATTGCTGCATTTACCCTCAAGGGTCAATTTAGTTTTCTCACACCTTCCCAAGTAAaacatttagttctttttcagtgctaaaacatgatttttttaaacaacaaagacATGCTCAGCACAAACATCACAAAACCATGAGCTCAAATAGGTGATGTAAAAATACCATTGTCTTAAGATCAAGGTCTTCAGGTCTTAGACCACATGTATGGACCACCAAGTTCTAGGATACATCATTCCATATCGTCATTGCTGTTGTTTGACAAAAACCATAACATGTTCCCTGATACAGTGGCATACCCACATCACTGAAATACACTACTGCAGTGTTTAACTTTTTCCCTCATTGCTTGCAAATGTGTAGCATAGCATCGGCACTAAATCTTGGTAATTAAGAGAAGTGCTAATTTACAGTCATTTTCTTCTCATAATGATTTCCacaatccatttttatttcatcttcgtTAAACTCAGTCTCAACTACCCAATTGTGTTTGAGGTAGCTGCACAGTAGTTCTATGGCTAGGAAGGCGGCTTGTTTCAAAGTTATCACCTGGGTCATTAGGTTAGATTTAGAGGTAAGAGGAAAATATAGTACCAGTTACACCATTTGCTCACTTGGCATACAAGTTAAAATCAAAAATCATCCATGTCTTCAGTGATTAgaaatacagttcttttgtgaGCATAGACATAATACAAGgaatctgtttctttgcatgaaaAGCAGAATCGGTAGAAAAGGACTCATATTCTATTGCTACCTTTCGGTTAACCCGAGTAAGAATGTGCATGAGCTCGAGCCTGTGAGCGTACTTTTTCAGCATCTCACAAAGAACCTGGATGAACCAGGATCCGTTCTTTGCATTTCGCCAGGAAAAGTAACCTATAGGGCAAAACATAACCAAAATATCACAGATAGTTGATGTCAGCTGATTTAATCAATTGTGACATATTCACGAAGGTAAAAACAACATAAACATGCATAGGTATTATtagccataaaagaaaaatagaccaTAACTTCGGTTccaggggaaaacaaaacaaaaaccaagcagGTGTTGTCTATATACCTCTGCTTTTGACAAGGAAAACAATTGCAGGCTAACTGCACCACTGAGTGAGAATTctacttcctgggcttcccttctaATAGGGAAGAACCGGTTTATAGGcagaaaatgcaaaagcaaagaaataaaaaaggatcaTTGTAAGTAGCGTGGTGTTGCAGTGAGATGATTGGCTCATCCAACAACCTGCTTATGTACGCACATACATTTGAGGGTCTTAAATTTGTCTACGGGGCATCAGAATAGAGTATAATGAACACattatagcatattcaaaagtccAAAAGGGGAAATAGTGTATTTATCATTCTTTTCCCAGATAAACTAGTGGATTCATTGCTGTGTTTTTGGCCACGCTGAGTGGCTTGGGGGACCTAATTCCTGGACCGGGGAGTGGAACCCAGGTCCACAGTAGTGAcagcaccaagtcttaaccactggactacagggaagtccctggatccATTGCTTTTAATCTGAACTGGAAAGATGCCTGGAGGTTAAAATAAATCATATCgactatatttaaaaatgtaatactgTTTACACTTGCCCAGTATTTCCTAACCTTCCAAACACACCCTGAGTTAACTGTACGCGTAAACAAGTACATGatcaatatatattaatttttatgatGACAAGCACACACGCACGTAACGTGTAATACAACCACAGACAAAGTGGAGGTTGATAACCTAGCCATAAATCATTTTTAACCTTATTTTCTCTCGTTCCACTCTACCCACTCATATGCTATTCACGTTTATCCTTTCAGTTTCCTAGCTCCCAACGAATTCCCGGAAAACACACCTCTCTCCTATTTCAGGAAGTGGGCGAAGCTCTGACTTGGCCTGAATTATAATATGGATTCCATGTGGTATCAAGTTCATGAATGACACTGTGTAAGTGTGCTTTCTTACATGGGCACATTTTCTAGCCAAACTGGGCTAAAGACAACTTTTTGAGACTTCTCTGTGGTTAGGGTATCCTAAAATAAGACACAATGGCTTTTTATGGATATCAAAATCCCTATAGCCTTTGGAACACACTCTTCAGTGTTTAAAATCTGCCTATTTCAGTATTTGTAAGTTTCTTACCAGGTGCTGTAGAATATGCGTACAAGAAGTCTGCCTCAACTGGTATTTTCTGACAGGCCATGTCATCCTCAGCACCACTGTCTGTCTCAATACCACAGTCCAGTTCTGTGCCTCGGCAGGCCTAGAGGTTAGAAAATAAACacctatttaaaaattagaaaaaaagaaaagaaacttttattgggggaaaaaatgtatgtACATGCATAAATGCATAACTTATTCCCAAGAAATGCAAAGGCTCTGTAAAAACTGATGTGAATTATTCAGAACCATTTTGCTAGaagtctaaaaattaaaatttatgctATGTCTCCTAAGTGgtggtttaaataaataaaaaagtagcAATAGTTTAGTAgcttcaaggaagaaaaaaattaaaaatcctttGGATAATCCACAATGAAGTAAATTAATCCCTAAAGAAGCCTCAATAACCAAATCGATCTGTTATCTATTACCTGAATAATGAAAAGTTTGGGTTTTCCAGTCAGACTTCTGCAATAGTCCCCTCTGAAGAAACTTGCTAATTTTTTCAAATTGACGGGTCCATTGGTTCCAAAAATGATTCCTTCTTCACCATGGCTTAGAAGCACACAAATAAAACTGCTCCTTTTGCTATGGTCTTCTTTAGAAACTGGAAAAACATTTACAGACAAAAAAACCAATGCAATTTTATTCAACAATTTCATATGTACTGTATGGGAGTAAGATGAAGAAATCTGAGAACCGAACAAAGAGATGGTGTAAACCCAGCTTGGGGCAGCGCAACACATCTCAGACTACTCTGGGGAGTCGGTATGAATAACTTGTTTTACTTACATAAAGTGTGCAGAGTAGGACTGTGTACAGTTTAGTTCCACAGTTCTCATGCTTTACTTTCATACAGGTTATAGCTAGACTGTATTTACATTGGACAATGAAGgtcattcttttcattatttcttaccGTTGCTCATTAATTCCAACATTTCTTTACATGTAAGATCATTTTTAATCCTGACTTCGTATTTCAAGTTCATGAATGTTTCCCTGAGGTTTGCTGCATCCACGTCTGTACCAGATCGACAGGCCATGCCTTGAACAGAAAGTTACTTTTaattgcatgaaaaaaaaaagataaactgctTTGAAATGAACTATTCAGGGATCCACACAATCCACAAGAAACTCTTCCTTTCAAATGCTAAGAAAATTCAATATTCTGACAGTGGTGACACTAAGTCTCTTATTTCTTCGCATACAAGACACTTCATGATATAATCTGCTATCTGTGTTACAGTCACAAAGATGTTTTTCACAGCTGCTTAGACAGTGATAAACAAATGACTTAAATGCCTAAAAAGAGAggtttggttaaataaattacaatTCATTTATAATACGGGATCCTATGTTGCCACTGAAATTTTGTAGACAAAATTTTGCCATAGGAAAATGGTCactgttattaaaataaaaaaaatggtcactgttattaaaataaaaaaaagagtagaaaataaaaggatcctacttttaagaaaaaattatacacacacacataaacattgACAAACATACACATCACCATACACAGACATATGTATCAACACATACCTCACACACTCAGAGGAACTATTTCTTTGATTCTAAGTTTTCAACAATTCTAAGATACATCATTAGTTTCATCATATCTTTTCGAgggaaacaaaaaaacccccacaaaccACTAGGCCACATTAACACTGTTCAAAAGCCTCTAAGCCTTCCGACCACCATGAAACCATGATCACGACTGGCTTCATTTGCAGAGGTGTGGGACCCACAGCACAGAAGAGTCCAGGAGAACTCGAACAAGGCTCTGCAGCTGCTGTGTGGCCTGTACCCAGTAGTCCTGGGCTTTCCTCACCCCTTAAAGTGCCTTCCACATGCATGTATGGACTGACTGAACAATGCCCTCAGACTTAAAAATCTAAAGTGTTAGGCGTAGTAGGGGGAAGGTAcccatgcttttgaactgtggtgttggagaagactcttgagagtcccttggactgcaaggagatccaaccagtccattctgaaggagatcagccctgggatttctttggaaggaatgatgctaaagctgaaactccagtactttggccacctcatgtgaagagttgactcactggaaaatactgatgctgggagagattggtggcaggaggagaaggggacgacagaagatgagatggctggatggcatcactgactcgatggacgtgagtctgagtgaactccgggagttcgtgatggacagggaggcctggcgtgctgcgattcatggggtcgcaaagagtcggacacaactgagcaactgaactgaactgaacacatatgaataaaaaaaaaacaaaaactagatgTTTCCAGCTCCAAATTATTGTTGATTGTCTCTGGTGTGATTATGAATgatttaaatttgtttcttttgctaaTCTGTAATTTCTGAAACTTATCgccatatattatttttacaaaattagaAGTAAGCTCATCAAGGTTTTGACATCGGAAAAGGGAACACCGTGCACTTGTGTGACAAAGCAATTAAATTCTGGCCCTGGTGTGTGAGCCACTTAATAGTTGAACAGAAGACACCAGGCTGTCAGAGATGGGTTTGAGAACCCGACCTTCACATTTCAAAGCAGAAAAGGAGCTCACTGTAAAGGTTAAGTCAGACTATGGGCCAAGGTATTTTGGGGAGAGAGTAGAACAACATGCCCCACCCCCTTTAAAGGTAAGTAAGTACTCaggctgttgtttagttgtgttgtgatcccatggactgtaacctgccaggcttccctgtccatgggattctccaggcaagaataccagagtgggttgccatttccttctccagggcatctctctgacgcagggatcaaacccatgtctcctgcattggcaggtggattaactactactgagctgcctgggaaactTGGGCTGTAATGTACACACGATAAACATAACTAACAATGCTGTATGTTATACATGAAAATTGttgagagagtaaatcctaaaagttcttatcacaaggaaaaaggcttttttctatttctttagttttatatCTATACGAGATGATGGCTGTTCGCTAAGCTTATTATGGTCATCGTTTCATGATGCATGGAAGTCCCGTCATGCCACACACCTTAAATTTATGCAGTGCTgtgtgtcaattacatctcagtaaaactggaagaagaaaacaaaaccccaatAAGTTCAACAACGTAGAATTCTATGGGAAGAGGGCATTATAATTAGCAACGCGAGGCAGAATACCTAAGGTTGAAGGTGGTCTCTCAACTTAGAGCCAAAAGCAGTACAAACgggctagttttatttttttatttttttattttttttttatttttttttttttcgggctAGTTTTAGACACTCATTTTCAACTATGCTTTCCTCATTCCTTATAATGAATCTAACACCCAATCCTGCTTATCTTTCCAGTGTAATTtcgcttttttcccttttcaccaGCATTATGATAGATAGCCTCCTAAAGTGAATCAGGAGATTctaatttctttaattaaaattctaATATGATTAATATGCCAATTCAGAGTTAATCACGGTAccaatttaaaagtgaaaaaatgaaggaaCAGCCAAAGTGTTGATTTATATGGTAAATTATGCAAGTCAAATGAACACTCTATTTCAGGAATGGGATATTATATAATCATTACAATAGCAGATATGAAAATTATACAACACAAAAAACACTTATATTACATTAAATGGAATAAGCAGGATACAATATGGCTTACATGTTATGGATAAAATTTAACTTTGCAAGAAACTGTTAAGGAAAAATTATAAGTAATATGGTAGGATGTTAATTAGCTTTTTTAGGATCATgagggattttatttttcatatactattaaaaaaaaaagaaaaaaacatctgaAATATGTTATTAGATTCAAGCCAGACATGTACAGGGACTGAGACGTGGATCTGGCGATCAGGCTATTGTGACCCTAAGAGCAATTTCTATAGAGTGGTCGAGGTGATGGGAAGAAGAGGCCAAGTTTAGAACATCCGTTGTCAAGACTTAGGGAAGGAGACAAAAATCAGATCAAAGCTTAGGGGGCAGCAGGATTAAAAAAGATAAGGTCTCTTTAAGGTGGGGAGTCTGTCTTCTTTTCAGGGGAAGAAGACAAGTCAACGGAACAAACGAAGGCCCAGGAGGTGAAGTGATACAGAGGTGGATTCCCAGCTCGGGCTAGTGTCGGGCACGCTAAGGCCGAGAGGTCCAGCTACTAAATCGTCTGTGGGACTCCTCTGTGCAAGGGCTTTTCACCTTTCGGTAACTAATGGCGGTTACTTTTCATGGTTGctagaagaattaaataagatttcTGTGAGGTGCCTCGTGCAGTTCCTGGAAAGGAAAAATACTTCTCCTTACTGTCTGGTGAGATCCTTCCATTGACATGAAAGAGGGAGCAGGAAGATAAAGCAAGGGTTGCACAGAAGTcaggcctgggacttccctggtggactgctgctgctaagtcgcttcagtcatattcgactctgtgcaaccccacagacagcaggccaccaggctcctctgtccctgggattctccaggcaagaatcctggagtaggttgccatttccttctctaatgcatgcttgcatgctaagtcgcttcagtggtgtccaactctgtgtgaccctagggacagcagccctccaggctcctctgtccacggaattctctaggcaagaatactggagtgggctgccatttccttcaccccCTGCCGCCTCcccggtggtctagtggctaagaatctgcttgctggtgcagggcacacgggttcaatccctggttggaaagatcccacatgtcacggggcagctaagccccgggggctgtaactactgaagcccgcaggcTCTacagcctgtgcactgcaaccagagagtagcccccgctagtcgcaaccagagaaagccctaatgctgcaatgaagacacagcacagccaaaaaggaaaatagagagaAGTCAGGGCAGAAGAGGTCGACATACAGATAGAAGAGGGAGAGATCTTGATCATACAAAGAAAGTTTAAGAGTTCCTGTTGAATTGAAGGACTCGTAGGATCCTGGCTCTGTTTTTACTTCATGGCTATTCTATGTCATTAGTTTACTAACTAATAACATGAATGCTGTTTTTGTATACTATACCAAATATAAACGGTACAAATACTTGTAAAGGTTTAAAAACTGTCACGACACATACCAGTATTTTCGTGGAAGTTCTTATTATTGATTATTATACATAAACCCATTTCAGGATAATCCATTTTGTAACTCTCTTCCAAGGATATTCCAGAGTCCATTGATTTGCTTCCATGTAAGATCTTTCTGTTTGGAAATCAGACAACGGTTTACGAAGAGAGAAGTGACCAATACTACTATTCGCATGAACACAAACTTCTCTAACACATAAGAACAGTTGACATTTGTTGAATATAATGTGCCAGGTTGTATGCAACAGGCTTCTCCTCCCTAAAATTTCACAAAAACCCACTTCACagataaggaagtgattactatGAGGCTAACAGTTATGCAGACACTGTGTAAGACACAAGACTGAAAGCATCTGTTGAACTACAGGGTTCACGCTTTTAATTtctatattgttttcctttacattttattaaaatttcattaaatacatGTTATACTTAGCCACTTCATCCAGCTGGTGGAAGTGGCCCAGGACAGTATGTATATAAATGGGGGTGgctatttttcaataaaacttgATCAGAACAGTCTACAAGCCTGACCCCTGACCTGGCCAGGAATCAGGAAACAACAACCAAACACTGATACCTATTGTTCACGTATCCCATACACTCAGCCTAGGAGTATTTCACAttatatgcaatttaaaaaaaaattgttggaaaAAGACTAAAGTAGTAAATTATATTCTGTATGATAGGAAAAGGTAGGGAATGTGTAAATCACTTTAAAagggtttttaaaaagacaaaagaaaaacaccaatctTACCTCCAAGATGAGATTGCATTTCAATAGTTTAATTTTTAGGCAAATTCTTTTGCTAAACAAATACTGCAAAAATCTTTATTAGTAATCTAGTAATAGCTCTGCTATAACAGTACTGTTTAgtactaaaattaatttataattcccTAGGTGGTCCAGAATGATAATACTATACCTCAGAAAGAAACTTTTAGAATTAAATGTACCACAAGAGATCCCAGAGGGATAATAACAGACATGGATTAAATTAAGAGTGTTTTGagttttatcttttccctttctccatctattgaaGTATTAATAAGCAGAATATTCCAAAAAGGAAGACtgggaaggaaacaaaaaaggGGGAAAGATAATCTATAAGCAGGCAATTATTCCCCAGACTGAGAACTTGCATTTTACCTTAGCCTTAAAACTCATCAACAGGAGGccaaaaaacaccccaaaacacaaACCTCTTATCCTGCAGAGATTCAAGAAGGTGCATCTGCCTCTCCTGGGTCATCCGACTACCAGGGAGGGGTCTCCAACCACAGGTCAGGCCCCCTCCAACTTCCCCATATTCTACCTAAGTTTTATTTTAAGGAGATTCAGAGAGGATAATTTAACATGTGTACAGTCACACAGCTGTCACATGTGGTAAGAAGTCATCTGGGCCTCTCCGGTTTGAAAGCCCCAATTCTTTCTGCTTCCTCCGAGTTTGCTGTATCATACTACACACACCCACCCTCCTTGCTGGTATGAGATTCCTTTTAAATACTCACGTCTCTGAAGTTTTAATGGATTTTGAATCCACTGAATTTTCAGTGTTCTCCATGGACATTTTTTATTTActagaatagaaagaaaatagatgTTAATCAAAATCAGTCATTCTAAGATCACAGCATTATACTAATTATGCCAATGattatttctctaaataaatgTGCTATATGGACATTTTCACATTAGCAGTACCATCACTCCCCCAGCTTCACCCCTGTCGTGCAAGGCTTTTTTGAGTCAAACCTGAGAACAACAATCTTTTA
Protein-coding sequences here:
- the CASP3 gene encoding caspase-3 gives rise to the protein MSMENTENSVDSKSIKTSETKILHGSKSMDSGISLEESYKMDYPEMGLCIIINNKNFHENTGMACRSGTDVDAANLRETFMNLKYEVRIKNDLTCKEMLELMSNVSKEDHSKRSSFICVLLSHGEEGIIFGTNGPVNLKKLASFFRGDYCRSLTGKPKLFIIQACRGTELDCGIETDSGAEDDMACQKIPVEADFLYAYSTAPGYFSWRNAKNGSWFIQVLCEMLKKYAHRLELMHILTRVNRKVAIEYESFSTDSAFHAKKQIPCIMSMLTKELYF